The following nucleotide sequence is from Cicer arietinum cultivar CDC Frontier isolate Library 1 chromosome 2, Cicar.CDCFrontier_v2.0, whole genome shotgun sequence.
atgaatttttgaatGTTGTTGTAAACACATCTTCCCCATCTTAAAACTGTTACTATAGATGCAAAATTGTCATCTAATATAACAATATCTGAACTCTCTTTTGCAACTTCAGTACCTTGAATTCCCATTGAAAGTCCAATATCAGCTTCTTTCAAAGCAGGTGCATCATTTGTTCCATCACCTGTGACAGCAACTACATGACCCTTTTGCTTTAAACATTGAACCATTAAAAGTTTGTCAAAAGGAGAAGATCTTGCCATCACACAAATTTTTTCAACCTTTTTCATTCTTTCTTCATGTGTAAAGTTGCGAAATTTCTCACCTTCGATTACTACATCATTCGTGTCTTGATTAGACTTAAGAATTCCACATTCAAACGCTATAGCTTTTGCAGTGAAAATATTGTCACCTGTTATCATTTTGACATTCACACCGGCGTGTTGACAAGCTTCCACGGCTGTCTTAACGCCTGGACGACATGGATCCTTAATACCGACAAGTCCTAACAATGTTAAACCATTGTCTTTTACCACCATCTTATTGTCGTCTCCTACACCTCTTAGCTCTTCATCTGCGACTTCTACGTATGCTAAAGCGATACAACGAAGACTACTAGCTGCCATACCTTGAATTGCGCTTTCGAATTTTGACATGCTATCACTATCAATATCTTTCACATTCCCATAAGCATCATAGTATCTTGAACACATTCTTAGTACCATTTCAGCTGCTCCTTTCCAATGTGCATTGacttttttgtcaaaatttctTCTAAACAAAACTCCACTTCTTTTCTTCTTTGAATTGAAAGTCTCAACTTGAATAATAGAACAACTTTGTATCAAATTTTCCATCTCCATTTTCAAATCCAAAACCGCCCACGATAGAATTGCCTTTTCTGTTGGACTTCCAGAAAACTCAAACTTTGAATCATGATCAGAACATAATATAGATTTTTGAACGCCTCCCGTTGTATTAAGAGCCACTCCTTCTTTGATCAATTGAAGAACAAATGGATCAATATTTGAGTACGAAAATCCATTCTCACCCTCTTCCAATGGTTCTAAACCAAGCCAAAACTTTGTCACTTTCATTTGATTCAAAGTGAGTGTACCTATtaataaacatattaatcaGTATAACTAACTATAGTAATTAACTAACTATTGTACTTAACTTGtataattaactaactaatatGGCTAATACCTGTTTTATCGGTGCAAATAGTAGTAGCTGATCCCATAGTCTCACAAGCTGAAAGTTTTCTCACCATAGCTTGATCAGCCATCATTTTCTTCATTGAGTAAGCAAGTGTCAAAGTAACAGCTAAGGGCAAACCCTCAGGGattgcaacaacaacaatagtAACAGCATCAGCTATAATTCCAATGACTGCATTCATCACATCATCAAAACTAGTCTTTCTTCCATTATACTTTCTAActccattttcgtccttcgtgTTCCCCGTGAAATATCgaataaacaaaacaacaagGACCAAAAGCGCGACAGATAAACCAACCTTTCCAATGGATGATGTTAGCTTGTTAAGCCTTGCTTGTAAAGGCGTTTCCTCGTCGATGTCATTGCTTATAGAACTCATCATTTGTCCCCATGTTGTGTTCATTCCGACCGATGTAACGAGCATTTTCGCATAACCATCAACAACTTTTGTCCCGGATAACAAAAAAGGATGGTCTTTTCTATTGATCTCAACATGGTCACTCTCGCCCGTCATGCTCGATTCATCGACTCTCAATGAATGTCCATCAACGAATAATCCGTCAGCAGGTACTTGATCACCAATCTTCAAACAAACAATGTCACCAACAACAATATCGAAAATCGATACCTTTTTTCTTCGATTATTTCGAACCAAATCAATTTGAATATCATTGCTAACTTCAGACAATTTATCAAATTGTTTGTTTTGTCTAAAGTTGCTTATTGATGACATtgaaataacaatgaaaacagCTAGAAAAATGCTACCACCATCATACCAACCTTCTTTGATTCCATGTTCTTTAATACCAAAGCCAAGTGAAAGAGAAGCACAAACTAAAAGGATCAAAATTGTAATATCCTTAAAAGCTTcaacaataaaatgaaataaattttttgaaggtGGTTTTGTATAAGTGTTGGAACCAAACACTTTTTGTCTAATTGAAAcatcttcaaaattttcatcattTTTGATACCAAACTCAATGTTGGTTTTAAGGGATGAAGCAACACCTTCAACTCCACCATGTTTTTGAAGGGTTTCAATGTTTTTAtctttgacaatttcaattagAGTTGATTGATCAATGGTAAAAGAGTGTGGTGAATTCAAATCAACCAATGTGAAAAATGGGGTGTTTGTGATTTTTGGTTTTATGTTGAAATATGATGACATAAAAGCTCTAGAACAATAGATTTTCATGAATGCATTGTGCCATCTTTTGTGGTTTGGACTAAGGTTGTTGTTTGGTGCACTGAGAAGTGTCTCAATTTTGTTCATGTTTGTGAACAATGTCATTGACATTGTTTCAAGAACAAAACTATAGCAACAACAAATTTAAgatggtaataataataaataataataataataaaaatgataatataagaaaataatgaaGAAGTATAATAAGGGATTATAGTCACACAAAAATGAGAATGATCAAATCGATGTAAATAGATGAGGAGACAAAATATTGGGTTATGAATATTGATGTTGTATCATATGTTAACATTATATATagatgaataatatttttgctACGCgtttacttaaaaaaatgcatttctTAACCTTGAATTAAAGATGACACATTTTCGTGACCAATTGAAAAGCTACCATCATAATGCTTTtggaatatataattaatttggcGTGTCGACTAGTATAAAATCAATATGTCTTAGGAAACTAGGAAGTTGCTAGGAATTAGTGGTGtgagtaatttaatttaatttaatttaattttgtatggTTTGACTTTATAGTCAGCAAGATTTCCAAACGATGAAGCCAGCTCTACCCCACGTGTCATCTCTTTCTCTCATTGTTCATCCGTTTTGGATTAGgtagtactttttttttcttatgaaaaTATAAGTAGTAGTACAATTTCAGGgtaaagttaatttattttatgattttgaatttaatgataTTAACCCCAAATATTGcatataataattgaatttaaagAGCATAATTTTTCagtcaaaatcaatcaaagttaatattatttattttacaatattaaatacggtatttgaagatttaaagagtATTAAATATTCCATAAAAAGAGTATTAAATTTTGGTATATGAAAATTACTTTTGattgaatatgaaattttaagAGTAACCAATCGAATACCTAGAAACAAAAAGAGTAAACCCATCAAAATAAGCTACAGAAAAGATCAATGAAAATTCCCttgataaaaaacaataatttaattgttaaaagttTTATACATGGATACATTGCATCTAGATATGATAAGAAAGATTTTACTTCTATGAGAAGTTAATAAAGCGAGTaggttaaattaatattataattatctttaattaattataatagatttgtttattaattcttgattttatttatttataaattaacaaaagaGCGCCCGTGACTtctcacacaaaaaaaaaaattatcttatgaATTTCGTTGAGTTTGAAAATTGAGTCTCATCTTTGATCTTAATGGACTAGGTTTTTCTTCTTACAATAAAAACGAATGAATATATATGTTcttgtatatataaaaataaaataaaaatattatacaatcaCATTGAACAAGTACCAACAATATTAAGAAATAGTGTGTTATTAGCACTtctattttttctaaataaaacaTCAGAATGCATTGTATTTCTTAACTTAGGGGAGTTATGTTTACTATTGAAACAAACAACTTATaagaatgaatgaaaaaatttggattgaatttgattcataat
It contains:
- the LOC101501848 gene encoding putative calcium-transporting ATPase 13, plasma membrane-type; protein product: MSMTLFTNMNKIETLLSAPNNNLSPNHKRWHNAFMKIYCSRAFMSSYFNIKPKITNTPFFTLVDLNSPHSFTIDQSTLIEIVKDKNIETLQKHGGVEGVASSLKTNIEFGIKNDENFEDVSIRQKVFGSNTYTKPPSKNLFHFIVEAFKDITILILLVCASLSLGFGIKEHGIKEGWYDGGSIFLAVFIVISMSSISNFRQNKQFDKLSEVSNDIQIDLVRNNRRKKVSIFDIVVGDIVCLKIGDQVPADGLFVDGHSLRVDESSMTGESDHVEINRKDHPFLLSGTKVVDGYAKMLVTSVGMNTTWGQMMSSISNDIDEETPLQARLNKLTSSIGKVGLSVALLVLVVLFIRYFTGNTKDENGVRKYNGRKTSFDDVMNAVIGIIADAVTIVVVAIPEGLPLAVTLTLAYSMKKMMADQAMVRKLSACETMGSATTICTDKTGTLTLNQMKVTKFWLGLEPLEEGENGFSYSNIDPFVLQLIKEGVALNTTGGVQKSILCSDHDSKFEFSGSPTEKAILSWAVLDLKMEMENLIQSCSIIQVETFNSKKKRSGVLFRRNFDKKVNAHWKGAAEMVLRMCSRYYDAYGNVKDIDSDSMSKFESAIQGMAASSLRCIALAYVEVADEELRGVGDDNKMVVKDNGLTLLGLVGIKDPCRPGVKTAVEACQHAGVNVKMITGDNIFTAKAIAFECGILKSNQDTNDVVIEGEKFRNFTHEERMKKVEKICVMARSSPFDKLLMVQCLKQKGHVVAVTGDGTNDAPALKEADIGLSMGIQGTEVAKESSDIVILDDNFASIVTVLRWGRCVYNNIQKFIQFQLTVNVAALVINFIAAVSAGEVPLTAVQLLWVNLIMDTLGALALATENLTMDLMDKPPIGRTKPLITNIMWRNLVSQAMYQIVILLTLQFKGESIFGVTTKVNDTLIFNTFVLCQIFNEFNARKLEKKNVFEGIHKSKLFLGIVGFTLVLQVVMVEFLKKFANTERLNWKEWAICIGFAAVSWPIGFVVKLIPVSDKPLLDFFNFRK